DNA sequence from the Lycium barbarum isolate Lr01 chromosome 5, ASM1917538v2, whole genome shotgun sequence genome:
AAAGGATAGGTGTCCGCACGATCagtggtttgggtcgtgacaatgtatCCGCCAAAAGAgataaataagcggaagaaaaGGAATCTCTTTTAAATATTGTTCAATTCCCAAAAAACAAAACATCAAGAAATAGGGGTAACTTAATAAATTATACATTTTGTTTATTCTACTGGGTTTTTCTCTCTCTACCGAGAGCTTTTCTCTCTAGGATGCTTCCTATCAGCTAATGCTGGTGATGGTTAGGAAATCCAAGACCGGTACGATGGGACAAACGATGAAGGGGATAGACCAAGCAACTACGAAGGTGAAACAAACTGTTCTGCGAACAGCGGATTCGAAGAAATAGAAGAGTCTTAGCGTATTACATGGAATTGTTGCTATGCCAATAAGCCAACTAACCACTCCGGTCGCCAGAGCAATCAAGAACCAGGCCAATGCTACGACTAGTAAAGAAACTACACCAGTGGATTCGGCTCACAAATCCTAGGCAGACATGACTGAAAATGAACCAATTGCCAGTGAAACACAAGGTAACTCCAGAACCCTAGACTCAAATTCGAATTGGAGCAAAATTGTAAGGGGAAATACCCCAATTAAGGGGTATGACCTCAGTTCCCCCAGTGTAGAGAGTGGGAATATAAAAATTACAATGGAGGACATTAAAGAAGAGGTAGCGTATTAGAAAAATGCAGTGGTGTGTTACGTATTAGGATCAAATCCCCCTCAAACTATCATAGAGGGATATTTCAGACGAATTTAGGGAATATTAGGGATTGACAAAGTAGTCCAGGTGAATCGGGGTGTTTTTCTAGTAAGATTTGATGACCCAGGAACAAGAGCGAATGTGGTGGAACAGGGTATCCAAATGTTTGACCGTAAACCTATCATAGTTAAGCCTTGGCAGCCAGATATAGAAGTAACCAAGCAACTGATGGACAAAATACCAGTTTGGATCAGACTGATGGGATTAGATGTGAAATATTGGGGAAAATCAGCCTTGACGAAAATTGCAGGGCTGGTGGGTAATCCGATAAGAGCAGACAGTGCAACAACCATGAAGGAGAGGATGACCTATGCAAGGGTCTTGGTGGAAGTCCCCTTAAATGAAGAGTACCCAACCTCAGTGATGTTTGAAAATGAATACGGCAAAATAGTAGAGCAAGAAGTAGAATTTGAATGGAAACCAGTCTTGTGTACAAAGTGTAAGAACTTTGGACATAGATTACAAGAATGTAGGAAACAAATCAAAGATGTGGCAATTCAACAGGCTATGCTGAAGAAACTAGGAATGCAAAATGAGGTCGAAAAGGAAGACAAAGTAACAGACCAAATGAAGGGGCCAAATCAGGAGGGTGATACAAATCAGCCAAATGATCAGAAACAACAGCAGTTTTAGGAGCCAAAAAGGTATTATGGACAGAGACAACAACGAAGGTATGGCGGATATAAACGAGGAGGGGTGACAAAATTTGTGCCAACTACTACAAAAGGGAACAAGTTTGGAGTATTAAGCAAACATGGAAAAGAAGCAGATGGAGCAAATGACAAAACAAGCACCTCCTAGCCTGAGGGAGGGCCTGTGGGGAGTGAACCTAATAAGGATCAAGATGGGGAGGGCCCCCTTCCCAATGGATAAGATAGGATTTTGGAACACTAGGGGCTTAAATAGACTGGATAAACAGAAAAAAAATGAATCTGTTTATGCACAATAATAGTATCAGTCTATTTGGGCTCCTAGAAACAAAGATTAAGAGAGAAAAAGCTCAGAGAGCCTCTCTTAATCTATGTTAGGGTTGGTCCTACACAACAAATCTGTCAAAGCATCCAGGAGGTAGAATATGGATACTTTGGAAACCATTGGTATATGAACTGCAAATAAAGGTGGTAACTGAACAATTAATACATTGTGTAGTAGGTTCAATGGGGACAGGGGAAAAATTCAATCTGACCATGATTTATGGGTTCAATGGTCAGGGGTTAAGGAGTAAACTGTGGGAGGAGATTGTATCAATTGCAACACAGATTGATGGGCCATGGGGAGTAATAGGTGACTTTAACAATGTCCTAAACAGAGATGAGAGGCTGGGAAGAGCTGTTACTATGGCTGAAATAAAGGAATTCAGAAACTGTGTACAAACATGTGAATTGCAGAATCTAAGGTCATCAGGGGCATTCTTTACTTGGAATAATAAGCAAGAGGCTGAGGACAGAGTATATAGCAAGATTGACAGGGTGCTGGTCAATAACGCATGGATAACAAACTTACCACCATCTGCAGTGCACTTCCATAATGAAGGATTACTAGATCATTGCCCGGCAATCATAAGCTAGGAAACCACTTTGCCACAACTGAAAAAACCCTTCAGGTACTTTAATATGTGGAGCATGGCTCCAGATTTTATAAGAAGGGTGGAAAACAGTTGGAAGCAACCAATAAGGGGTACCAAAATGTATCAACTAGTAGGGAAATTGAATAGATTAAAAAATACTCTCAAGGCACTAAACAGAGAGAATTTTGAGGAGGTAGAGAAAAAGGCATAAAAAGCAAAAGAAGAACTAACTGTATGTCAGGTGGCTCTACAACAGGACCCTATGAATGAAGGAATAATACAACAAGAAATGGAACTAGCCAAAAGCTACACCCTGTGGAAAATAGCAAGAGACAAATTCTTGAGGCAGAAATGTAAAGCACAATGGTTGAAACAGGGAGATCAGAACACTAAGTTCTTTCATAGTGCACTGAAGGCAAGAAGGAATGCAATTAGGGTCTTCTCAATACAAGATTCAAATGGAGAGACCAGAACTAATATGGATGAGATTGGACAAGCTTTCATAAAGTTCTACACAAACTTACTTGGGACTACAAAACCTGATAGAGAGCATGTTAATAGCAAATTAGTAAGGAGAGGGCTAATTGTCTCAGAAGAGCAGAGGATCCAACTGCAGAGAGCCATAACAGACAAGGAAATAAAAGATGCACTCTGGGCAATAGAAGGTAACAAATCTCCTAGGCCAGATGGCTATGGAAGCCAGTTCTATAAGGATAGTTGGGCCATCACTGGAAATGACCTGATAGAGGCAATACAAGAATTTTTTACAACAGGTAAACTGCTCAGGAGCTTGAATA
Encoded proteins:
- the LOC132639317 gene encoding uncharacterized protein LOC132639317; the protein is MTENEPIASETQGTRANVVEQGIQMFDRKPIIVKPWQPDIEVTKQLMDKIPVWIRLMGLDVKYWGKSALTKIAGLVGNPIRADSATTMKERMTYARVLVEVPLNEEYPTSVMFENEYGKIVEQEVEFEWKPVLCTKCKNFGHRLQECRKQIKDVAIQQAMLKKLGMQNEVEKEDKVTDQMKGPNQEGDTNQPNDQKQQQF